The Populus nigra chromosome 4, ddPopNigr1.1, whole genome shotgun sequence genome contains the following window.
ACCGATGAGGAATTAGTGAACCATTTCCTCAAGTTAAAAATGATCGGTGGCTATGATCACGTAGTCAGCACAATCGCCGAGGTTAACGTGTGCAATTATGAACCTTGGGAACTACCTGGTACTTGCATATGTGCATGCATGTTTGTTCaatctttttctaatttgtaaTTTGCTAAGGAACAAATTCCATGCTGATTGTGTAGGGCTATCAGCAATTCAGTCAAATGATCCAGAGTGTTATTTCTTTTCTCGTCGCAATTACAAGTACTCCAACAGTCAGAGGGCTAACAGGACTACTGGGGCTGGATACTGGAAAGGCACCGGTAGGGATCGTACAATCACGGCTAAGAGCACAGGGGAGCAAATTGCTACGAAGAAAACTTTGGTTTTCTACAACGGTCGCGTTCCTAATGGAGTCAAGACCAATTGGATCATGCATGAGTACAATCCAACTTTCAGCTTCCCTAACAAGGTAAGCTCTCTTTCAAAGTAATTTTCTAGAATTTATTTCTctttcatttgataaaaaa
Protein-coding sequences here:
- the LOC133691039 gene encoding protein NTM1-like 9, producing the protein MTSSTTPFRSAPVGYGFHPTDEELVNHFLKLKMIGGYDHVVSTIAEVNVCNYEPWELPGLSAIQSNDPECYFFSRRNYKYSNSQRANRTTGAGYWKGTGRDRTITAKSTGEQIATKKTLVFYNGRVPNGVKTNWIMHEYNPTFSFPNKGDFILYKLKKNPDDLPAFDEGESSASNVDEDDSQLRAQLESFSGIDEGDYNLNSALHFSN